TGCGCTATGTCACCAACGCCACCTCCTGCACGCGGGCAGCCCTCGTAGCACGGCTTGAGGCCGACGGGTTCCCGGTGGAGGAATGCCCCGTCGTGACCCCCGCCACGCTTGCGCGCAGTGTCCTGACCGGGCGCGACGACACGCGCGGAGTGCTCCTTTGTGACCCAAAGGCAAGGGAGGATCTCGCGTGGTTCCGCGAGACGCCTCCTGATGAAGCGCGCGCGGTGCTGGTGGCGACGGAAGCGCACCGCCTTCGCGTGGGAGATCTTGCGGGGGCCGTGGAGGCTCTGCACTCCGGTGCCACGCTGTACACACTCCAGCAAAACCGGGTCTTCCGGCGAGACGGCCGTCTCCTCACCGACCTCGGGCCGGTGGCTGCCTTTCTGGGGTACGCCGCCGATGTCGCATGGGAGAACCTCGGGAAGCCGTCTCCACTCCTCTTCCGGACGCTCGCGGCAGAGTCCGGCATCGATCCCGGGCACATGGTGATGGTCGGGGATGACGCGGAGTTCGACTGCGCAGGCGCCCTTCGTGCGGGTGTGGGAAGCGCGGTACTCGTCCGAACAGGGAAGTACAGGCCTTCAGACGAGAACCGGGTGCCCCCCCCGCCGACGCATGTCGTGGACTCCATCGCGGACCTCCCCGCGCTCCTGGCGGGGTAACCCCGTCTCCGGGCGCATTCTGAGGTCCCTGACGCGTTTGAATCCGGAAGGTGAGGCGTGCTGGAATCGGAGCTCTCAGGCTGATCTGAGCGCAGCTTGCCCGGCGTAGCCCCGTTCCCCGTCTACTTCCCGATCCCCCGGTTCGGTGGACGGTTCCTTCCGGGGCGGCGGCGGGGCGCAACACCGCTGGACACTCTCACGCGGCCGCCCCCGCCGAACCGCGGGGACGCCGGAAAGGAACCGCGTCATGAAGGCCACACTTCTTGCCGCACTGCACGGCTGTGCGTCCGTGCGGCACCCGGCCAGGCGGA
The DNA window shown above is from Gemmatimonadota bacterium and carries:
- a CDS encoding HAD hydrolase-like protein, which encodes MNPVRMVLLDIDGTLAEGIGRAAFPGAAEAVRALLDHYPVRYVTNATSCTRAALVARLEADGFPVEECPVVTPATLARSVLTGRDDTRGVLLCDPKAREDLAWFRETPPDEARAVLVATEAHRLRVGDLAGAVEALHSGATLYTLQQNRVFRRDGRLLTDLGPVAAFLGYAADVAWENLGKPSPLLFRTLAAESGIDPGHMVMVGDDAEFDCAGALRAGVGSAVLVRTGKYRPSDENRVPPPPTHVVDSIADLPALLAG